In Edaphobacter aggregans, the sequence CTCCAATACCTCCATCGATACTTCGTTCATCGTCTCAGGAGCAAAATTCAATCTCAATCAAGGACTCATCGACTATACGCGCTATTTCTCCTTTCTTCATCGCACGGCCTGGGCTGAAGCCAGCGTTCCCATCGCCAACCTCAACGGCTCCGTCACGAGCACCGACATTAGTGGATCAACCACCGGTACGGGCGACTCCGGCTACAGCGCAGGCATATTGCTCAAGGGAGGCCCGGCGCTCAGCCCGGAAGAATTCGCAAACGCTGAGACGACTACTTCTATCGGCCTGAGCCTCTCCACCACGGCGCCCACCGGCCAATACGATCCCAACAAGATACTCAACCTTGGCTCCGATCGATGGTCGTTCAGGCCAGAACTAGCCATCTCCAAGCCCTTCGGCCCCGACCAGCGTTGGGTACTCGATGGTTACGCCAACACGTATCTCTACACGGACAACGACCGCTACCGCGGTGTAGAAGTCCTGCGCCAGCGAGCGTTGCTCGGTCTTGAGGGGCATATCAGCTACGCCTTCAACAATGCGATATGGGCCTCCCTCGACACCCGCTACTCCTTTCGCGGAGACACCACTGTTAGCGGCGTCAATCAAGATAATTCGCAACGAAATTTCATCGTAGGCAGTGAGCTAGTTGTCTCC encodes:
- a CDS encoding transporter, which translates into the protein MDKRLLILGAALAAHTHACAQFTDPRNYQNTPVGINQLELAYAYVRSNTSIDTSFIVSGAKFNLNQGLIDYTRYFSFLHRTAWAEASVPIANLNGSVTSTDISGSTTGTGDSGYSAGILLKGGPALSPEEFANAETTTSIGLSLSTTAPTGQYDPNKILNLGSDRWSFRPELAISKPFGPDQRWVLDGYANTYLYTDNDRYRGVEVLRQRALLGLEGHISYAFNNAIWASLDTRYSFRGDTTVSGVNQDNSQRNFIVGSELVVSPNSRNSFTFEFAKAVVHRNGPSLGGFAVKYDYTWGRGYR